The Coffea eugenioides isolate CCC68of chromosome 8, Ceug_1.0, whole genome shotgun sequence genome has a segment encoding these proteins:
- the LOC113780519 gene encoding uncharacterized protein LOC113780519 — translation MGLGNTIVDENDASNQDRAKAMIFLRRHLDEGLKVEYLTVKDPLVLWRDLKERFDHLKLVVLPKARYDWLHLRLQDFKSVNEYNSAMFRITSQLSLCGEKVTDENMLEKTFSTFHVSNMLLQQQYRERGFKKYSELIACLLLAEQNNELLLKNHESRPTGASPFPEANGTQFRNSGRGRGRGRRGGRGRSRGRGRGRGRDRSRFVPREDYSRGKQQNISQKGENNYDPKNGEKKVYEEKYYRCGMEGHWSRTCRTAEHLVNLYQASLKKKDKGVETNFIDQKNDYDDVDDADMTHLDVADFFEHPEDVNKYPMIV, via the coding sequence ATGGGTCTTGGTAATACTATTGTTGATGAGAATGATGCCTCAAACCAAGACCGTGCTAAGGCCATGATTTTCCTTCGTCGTCATTTAGATGAAGGACTAAAAGTAGAGTATCTTACTGTCAAAGATCCTCTTGTCCTTTGGCGAGATTTGAAAGAAAGATTCGACCACCTGAAGTTGGTCGTTCTTCCAAAGGCCCGATATGATTGGCTCCACTTACGACTACAAGATTTCAAATCTGTCAACGAATATAATTCAGCCATGTTCAGAATTACTTCTCAATTATCATTGTGTGGCGAAAAAGTCACTGATGAAAATATGTTAGAGAAAACATTCTCTACTTTTCATGTCTCTAATATGCTCCTGCAGCAGCAATATAGAGAGAgaggatttaaaaaatattctgaaCTTATTGCATGTCTTCTGTTGGCtgaacaaaataatgaattacTGCTGAAAAATCATGAGTCCCGACCAACTGGTGCGAGTCCATTCCCTGAAGCGAATGGGACTCAATTTCGAAATTCTGGTCGAGGTCGTGGACGTGGCCGTAGAGGTGGCCGTGGAAGAAGccgtggacgtggccgtgggcGTGGACGTGATCGTAGTAGATTTGTGCCTCGTGAAGATTATAGCCGTGGCAAGCAACAAAATATTTCCCAAAAAGGGGAAAATAACTACGAtccaaaaaatggagaaaagaaagtttatgaagaaaaatacTATCGGTGTGGTATGGAAGGTCACTGGTCTCGTACCTGTCGTACGGCTGAGCATCTTGTTAACCTCTATCAAGCatcattgaaaaagaaagacaaaggtGTTGAGACAAATTTTATTGATCAAAAGAATGATTATGATGATGTTGATGATGCTGATATGACACACCTCGATGTAGCTGATTTCTTTGAACATCCTGAAGATGTCAACAAATATCCCATGATTGTTTAG
- the LOC113779089 gene encoding probable folate-biopterin transporter 2, producing MLFLSLHKNLHIVFALLLMTAGSAGVAIADVTVDACVAQNSGTHPSLAADMQSLCALSSSIGSLVGFSLSGIFVHLIGPNGVFGLLSIPAGLVLLVGVLLKEPQMPNFAYQQVTLKFLDAAKAMWNTLICPNVWGPCLYMYLSFALSLDIYEGMFYWVTDPEAGPALSKESMGFVMAVGSVGSLLGAVLYQYGLKNHPFRDLLFWTQLLYGLSGMLDLVLVLRLNLQYGIPDYFFVVIDASVSQMIGRLKWMPLLVLSSKLCPPGIEGTFFALLMSIDNAGLMSASWVGGFLLHILNVTRTRFDNLWLAILIRNFLRIAPLTLLFLVPRADPNASILPDEVTSSKEGSEPTVTENVELVSLVKEGDD from the exons ATGCTGTTCTTGTCATTGCACAAGAATCTGCATATTGTATTTGCATTGCTGTTGATGACTGCAGGAAGTGCTGGAGTGGCAATAGCAGATGTTACTGTTGATGCTTGTGTGGCACAGAATAGTGGTACCCATCCTTCCCTTGCAGCTGACATGCAAAGCTTGTGTGCTTTAAGTTCTTCTATTGGTTCACTGGTTGGATTCTCTTTAAGTGGTATCTTTGTTCACTTAATTGGCCCCAAC GGGGTGTTCGGCTTGTTGTCCATACCAGCTGGGCTTGTCTTGTTAGTTGGTGTTTTGCTCAAGGAACCACAGATGCCAAACTTTGCTTATCAACAG GTAACTCTGAAGTTTCTTGATGCTGCTAAAGCTATGTGGAATACACTGATATGCCCAAATGTGTGGGGACCATGTTTATATATGTACTTATCCTTTGCATTAAGTTTAGACATCTATGAAGGAATGTTCTACTGGGTTACTGATCCAGAGGCAGGTCCAGCTTTGTCTAAG GAGAGCATGGGTTTTGTTATGGCAGTTGGCTCTGTTGGCTCTCTTTTAGGAGCTGTTCTGTATCAGTACGGATTGAAAAATCATCCCTTTCGGGACCTACTCTTCTGGACTCAGTTACTATATGGCTTATCAGGAATGCTGGATTTGGTGCTGGTTCTGCGCTTGAACTTACAATATGGGATTCCTGATTATTTCTTTGTGGTAATTGATGCAAGTGTTTCTCAGATGATTGGACGGCTTAAATGGATGCCGCTTCTAGTTTTAAGCTCCAAACTTTGTCCTCCTGGAATAGAAGGAACCTTTTTTGCCTTGCTAATGTCAATTGACAATGCTGGACTTATGTCAGCCTCATGGGTTGGAGGCTTCTTGCTTCATATACTGAATGTCACAAGGACAAGATTTGATAATCTCTGGCTGGCCATTTTGATTCGGAACTTCTTGAGAATCGCTCCACTAACTCTGCTGTTTCTGGTCCCTAGAGCTGATCCCAATGCTTCCATTCTTCCAGACGAAGTTACAAGCTCAAAAGAGGGCTCTGAACCTACAGTAACAGAAAATGTTGAACTTGTTAGCCTTGTTAAAGAGGGAGATGATTAG